The Cardiocondyla obscurior isolate alpha-2009 unplaced genomic scaffold, Cobs3.1 scaffold31_0_849067, whole genome shotgun sequence genome includes the window tatttatttttttaaattatgaggacctaatacatttttatattctacatattgcaataagtattttatctattttgccgtaatttatatacacaaatatgcaataaaaaaaaaaattatcaaataaaatatataaaagcgatagataaaattatttttaatttgtaaaattatgatACGCACAACACAGAATATCATATTTACATTCCATAAATGTgatataaacaaataattgaCAGTAAACATCGCGCACGTTACAAACAAAGCGCGCATATACGTTTcactaatttaaaattgttattatggCAAATTAAATGAGACAGTCATTGCGATATACAGAATTCAAGAATGTAATAGGTCCTCATAATGTACGTTatgcataaaattttaaatacggtCCTCATAATGTACGAAAGTCGGTATATCCATTAAGAAGGACGGAATATTACAATGCacataaaatgttacaaagaacaacttcaattaaattataacagaTGCTTTTCGATTAAAACGGACTAATTAATACATCTACATACTACTCctttaattgtacaaattatGCATGTAAGTTTGTGTATGAAATCAACATTATCAATTTGACAGCTTCTAATACGCAGGCACTATTTTCAGAtgtattaattagtttattttaatcgtaattcaTCTGTCAAAATTTAACTGAAGTTGGtctttataacattttataggTATGGTAATTTTCCAATCTTTGTAACGGATTCACTGACTTTCGTGCATTATGAGGACCACATAAAAACATATGCCAAACACATATTGAAacttttctattatttgtGTTGTGTATATAATAGTTGTGAAACAGATAAACGGTGtgagaaaaaacgaaagatagacaataaaaaaagacagcgagagatagagaaaaagacagcggagagcggagagaaagagagagagagagagagagagagagatatgagtataataaaacgtttaacTACGATATGCAagtagaatatatattttattacgtaattaaaacaaatatatttttagtacatgcgtatcaagaaattaaatcgttttcgttattttttgtttttgattCATTAACCATGCTTTTATCATAACAGCAGTCCTACGTTTTAAATCTGTTggatttgttttaattaattcttgaatTTGATGTAACGTTGGAAACTTCTTTGTTGTAATATAACTTCCAAAGGCATCcaatacaagttttttttcagTTTCATTCCATGGTACTCTTTTACACTTTCCATATGGTGAtgctgcaaataaattaattatgttaaagaataaaattacattttattattagataattaaataataaagtgaatagtatttaataattatgttaaatttttcttacaacgTATATTTTAAGGTAAAACTTACTAgagcgtttctttttttgtggaacatatttttttgtgtCAGTATCATTGTCGGTTAAAGAAGAATTATCAGaatctaaaataaatgtgtaaaaagaACCTTAAGATTGtgtgtaaatattttaaaatattattacaatttaaaatgctTGGAATCATACcgttttcaaaatcattttttcCATTATCATTACATTCTTCTTCAtcgttagaattattttcgttcTTATCTTGACCACTGGCAGACTGTAATAATTTCGACATTCGTAAAATTTCTCGATGAACTACTGGCATTCTGTAATTGTTACGATGAATTTTTTCTTCATGTCCCATGAAATTAGTAAGGTCCGTAATTTCTGTCTCCGACAAGTTTAGATTGATTCCCAATGTTGCTACATGTTTACGTAGAGTAGTACCTCGTAAAGTTTCAGGTTGATTAGCTCCACATTCAAATGAAAATTTGCGCATAAGATCGCATGCTTTTAAGAAtgcatctttatttttatccataTTAGGAATACCAAAAACATAAGGATTTTTTGACATAACCCCAgctttttttctatatttaagaattaattccACACATTTTTGTAGTTCAGAATCTAATAATACAGCTACGGTACGATTTAGTTTTCCACGTATGGTAAATCGTACATATTCCATGACTATTTTTTGGCATTCAGGCGAAAGTGCATTAAATCCATCTACATTTGTCTCTGGAtcaattttttgataatttttataatcttcaaTTAAAGTTCTTTCCATCTCTCCTGCTCTTCGTCTGTTAAATAGTTGTATTGATAATAACGTACTTTCAGCAAGCTGTAGCCAATCGTTGTACGAAAACTTtgtctttaaattatttaaagccgTAAGGtgacgtatttttaaaaagttctctaattttttaatatcgtcaaTGGAAGGaagaataacttttttctttctttttagttGAGATTGCGTTTCTAAGGCCACTTTATTGATTGCTGGGccatattcattatttaataacgttaaaaagttttttactTGTTTTGGTTTTACAACATTATCTTTGAATATAGTTATAGAAATTAGCGTTTTTCCTGtagattttaataacgtgCCTAATGATGTTGCTAATGACGGAACTCTATAGGTCTTTGTTGAATTATCAAAACCAGCAAGAATGTTTATAACATCGATACATATTCCATAATATTTTGGATGATAAACTGATGATAACTCATCTATATCTCGAGAGTGTTGTTTGATTTCTAGAAGGAAACGGCCAAGTTGCCTCAATCGCTGTCGTATCATATCATGATGATGTGGAGATGGATATTTTAGACAAAGTTTATTTCCATGTTccataattaattcatcgtAACTTATAAGACGAGTTATTCTATCGTCACGACATCGTGGCATTACTATTTGACGTAAAACATTGTTGGCTACGCTCGCATATCTACCCATGATTTGCCGGCTAAGAACATTACAGACTCTAGTACCTTTACGTTTCGTGTGAATGCAATGTGCTGTATGCTGCCTTAAATTTGCTTTATTAAAGAATCCTTTACATTTTGGACAAGCAGTATAATCTTGAGCAgtattttgacatttttcagCAGGTCTTCTGCAAACTAATAATTCGCCAGTATTCACGTcagtattaatattgtaataaaaatctccTTCTCTTCGCAACATGTTGAtgacattttttcttttattgcatttCTTTGGTAAATCTCTCAAATTTTGTACTCGTTTCTCATCTTTATGTTTCCTCTTTAAGTGTCGAGCAATTTTTGATTGCCacgttttacaaaataaacagAAATGTTTTCTAAAAACTCGTTTAAATCCATTTGATGGAGCTGACTGAACATACATTTCTTCGTCATTGCGTGACGATGTACCACAAATATTAGTTCTTAATGAAACATTTAATCCTAAACTGGTAGAATCATTAAAGGAACTACTTTTTAAAGTTCTACTTGCAGACGTATTATTTgatacatttttctcttctttagaTAACTCAGGTGGAATATACTCTCTGTCTGAATCAGAACTATCATTATCATTTTGAGaacctaaaataattaaaatattgtcagaataacgttaattgaaatttaattgtattaatactGATTATAAAAAACTTAACCACATTTTAATGGAGAATAAACcattaaatctttttcgtATACTTGTtcagaattatataaatcaaaatttttattaaaattgagcAGTGCGTTGTCGAAAACTGCATTATTGTTCCTAAAATATGTTATACGTTAACAAACTAATAATCACAAATTATTTGGTAAAAGTACAGTTTTCTCATAAAAGTGACTTGAGTACCAATTTATTTCAGAAGTTGAAATTTCTAATTGGCCATCTGCAAGATTTTCACATTGAGTtaccaataattaattttcaacccATTTATAAGTCAATGTTTCACTCACTGGCGTTAACaattcatttaaaattgataattgacTTTTTGATAACAGATcactgaaataaattttatatataacattttttatcattattatagtatatattcttaagaaagtacattttttaaaacagaaataacattacttttttttaatctgatacTGAATACTTCAAAAATGGTCTATGCATTATACgactgaaaaaattaaagttgtaTCTATGAGTAGTAAGGTTAAtctatttcaatattttctattgAGGAAGTCAATTTTCAAGACgagttctttttatatattaatctatgtacaatttttataaattaattattttatttaaaatgttaaccTCTTTCAGCACTTTTGATATAAAActtaacatataaaattttaacatagCTCTTTacataactttaatttttatgttttttaaattgtaaagtgACAATACTTTTTCTACCAGcattatattgttacgtcaaaggttggaaattttaaatgggttcattcaccgttactcggatgcttaggaaaaGGCACGAGAGTAGGTAAAGAGGAGGAAATGGCTTGGTGAGTGACGTAacagccgatccttgcgtggcgcgtatttggagggccacgcgtaaacgcactaggaatgggttcgagtcggCTGAGTGGAGAAACTAGCGCGtagtatttgttctttttagggaaagaaatttaattcttattccctgggatagaACTTGAGGTGGTTTTTCGCAACAAGGATACTTAGgttaaaatgaaataactgTTTCAGAAATTCCAGCAATATAATgggtaattttaatcttaattaaaatacaaatttagaataaaaaaatagattaaatgaatttagagagattatgatataaaaagaaagaggaagaggacttaataaaagatataatttaaacattttaaagaaagatgaaaggaaatgaattaagaataaaataaaaaaaactaacaataataatttagaatgGAGAACATTATTCTAAgtctatttctattatttccgtTATCCGGGCCGTCGATCTCGGGAATACcctgtcgatcaacctgatcggagccaggaagggATATTCCACTCCGGGATAATAGATGAAGATATTATGATCAGGAGTTGCCCTCCTGGCTtccctcctgatctcctcgggaTCAAAGGAATCGGGGCCTATTGTGTAGGCCCTCtccgggacaggatccgtccacggagtgcaggtgctccggaggagttcgaggagaggGTCTACGACTTCTCTCGGTTTCTCTTGCTCCTCCAGGAACTCTACgctcggggcgggggaaggggaacgttccgggctgtcaggctcatgcCAAGAAATGGTTTCATCTTCGGCAAaagagtcgacctcctcgggttccccaggataAGGAGTCGGTGACCGGACGAGAGAAGAGCATGCCCTAGGAGCAACTCCAAAAGAAGGTCCGGAAGAGTTCAAAGAAACGTCCGGAGTATAGGAGGGAGTAGTggggcggaacagctccggctcaggttgAGGCGGCGAAGTCGACCtcggacgcgacggcgatggtgtTCGCCCCGGAATATTCTCCTCCGATTCAGTGTCTTCGTGGTTAGTCGGTGAATTGGGAGGTACGGAAGGCAGAGGAGACCACGACCGGTCTGTTCTGACTCTCGGAGGTTCTGGTGTGACCTCCCttggcgctgccgcgaataagaattgGACGAAGAAACTCTTGACCAATTCTCGTAATTCGCGGATCTTTCGATTTCTtcgggcgcggcttttctttaTTGATCGAAGGtttcttgattccac containing:
- the LOC139112588 gene encoding uncharacterized protein — protein: MYVQSAPSNGFKRVFRKHFCLFCKTWQSKIARHLKRKHKDEKRVQNLRDLPKKCNKRKNVINMLRREGDFYYNINTDVNTGELLVCRRPAEKCQNTAQDYTACPKCKGFFNKANLRQHTAHCIHTKRKGTRVCNVLSRQIMGRYASVANNVLRQIVMPRCRDDRITRLISYDELIMEHGNKLCLKYPSPHHHDMIRQRLRQLGRFLLEIKQHSRDIDELSSVYHPKYYGICIDVINILAGFDNSTKTYRVPSLATSLGTLLKSTGKTLISITIFKDNVVKPKQVKNFLTLLNNEYGPAINKVALETQSQLKRKKKVILPSIDDIKKLENFLKIRHLTALNNLKTKFSYNDWLQLAESTLLSIQLFNRRRAGEMERTLIEDYKNYQKIDPETNVDGFNALSPECQKIVMEYVRFTIRGKLNRTVAVLLDSELQKCVELILKYRKKAGVMSKNPYVFGIPNMDKNKDAFLKACDLMRKFSFECGANQPETLRGTTLRKHVATLGINLNLSETEITDLTNFMGHEEKIHRNNYRMPVVHREILRMSKLLQSASGQDKNENNSNDEEECNDNGKNDFENDSDNSSLTDNDTDTKKYVPQKKKRSTSPYGKCKRVPWNETEKKLVLDAFGSYITTKKFPTLHQIQELIKTNPTDLKRRTAVMIKAWLMNQKQKITKTI